A stretch of Heliomicrobium undosum DNA encodes these proteins:
- a CDS encoding spore maturation protein, with amino-acid sequence MPAAILDTLSQWTVPALFAVVLVAGALRGIKVYDAFVAGAEEGFSIAVKLIPYLVAMLMAIGIFRETGAMDMLMALLHPVTSFLGIPGEILPLAVMRPLSGSGALGVATELIQTYGADSFIGRLASTMQGTTDTTFFVLTIYFGAVGVRRYKYSLYTGLLADVTSFLASVYFCRIFFK; translated from the coding sequence ATGCCCGCAGCGATCCTGGACACCTTGTCCCAATGGACCGTTCCGGCGCTTTTTGCCGTCGTGCTCGTGGCGGGAGCGTTGCGCGGCATCAAGGTCTATGACGCCTTTGTGGCTGGGGCCGAGGAGGGCTTTTCCATCGCCGTCAAATTGATCCCCTACCTGGTGGCCATGCTGATGGCCATCGGCATCTTCCGCGAGACCGGCGCCATGGACATGCTGATGGCTCTGTTGCATCCGGTTACATCCTTCCTGGGGATCCCCGGCGAAATCCTTCCCCTGGCGGTGATGCGTCCCCTCTCGGGAAGCGGCGCCCTGGGCGTCGCCACCGAATTGATCCAGACTTATGGCGCCGATTCCTTCATCGGTCGATTGGCGTCGACCATGCAGGGGACGACTGACACGACCTTCTTTGTCTTGACCATTTATTTTGGCGCCGTCGGTGTGCGCCGGTACAAATACAGCCTGTACACCGGCCTGTTGGCAGATGTGACTAGTTTTTTAGCTTCTGTCTACTTTTGTAGAATTTTCTTTAAATGA
- a CDS encoding nucleoside recognition domain-containing protein, with protein MNAIWLFFLLGGIGIAAARGDVQKVTDGALKGAEMAVEVALGLIGAMALWLGIMRIAQEAGLIDLVARIARPFLIRLFPSIPPNHPALGHILMNLSANVLGLGSAATPFGMKAMQAMQELNRNRPEASEAMCTFLALNTSCITLIPATIISVRVAAGSANPTEIVGPTILATMVGMTVAVTADQLLRSYYRRRGG; from the coding sequence ATGAATGCCATCTGGCTCTTTTTTCTATTAGGTGGTATCGGGATCGCCGCCGCGCGGGGTGATGTGCAGAAAGTCACCGACGGGGCCTTAAAAGGGGCGGAGATGGCCGTCGAGGTCGCCCTGGGGCTGATCGGCGCCATGGCACTCTGGCTGGGCATCATGCGCATCGCCCAGGAAGCCGGGTTGATCGATCTGGTGGCCCGGATCGCCCGGCCATTTTTGATCCGGCTCTTTCCGTCGATTCCGCCGAACCATCCGGCGCTCGGCCACATCCTCATGAACCTGAGCGCCAACGTGCTCGGTCTCGGCAGCGCGGCCACACCCTTCGGCATGAAAGCCATGCAGGCCATGCAGGAGTTGAATCGAAACCGGCCCGAGGCGTCGGAGGCGATGTGCACCTTTTTGGCGCTCAACACCTCCTGCATCACCTTGATACCGGCCACGATCATCAGCGTGCGTGTGGCTGCCGGCTCGGCGAATCCTACGGAAATCGTCGGTCCAACCATCTTAGCGACGATGGTCGGCATGACGGTGGCGGTCACGGCGGATCAGTTGTTGCGCAGCTATTATCGGCGACGGGGGGGCTGA
- a CDS encoding transglycosylase domain-containing protein, whose protein sequence is MDPRSTPDPSWSDENPPSGSPPPRPLRSLRKRLLQVTLGFFFLFFVSLFGLVFYYLHDRPELNASTLGSLAATSFIYDREGAVITALHGEQNRIPITLDGIPPTMKNAIVAAEDLRFYDHQGVDFRAIARAMVTNFQDGRFSQGASTITQQLVKNTFLNTDKTIKRKVQEAFLAFQIESRFSKEQILEMYLNRIYFGNGAYGVQAAAQTYFGKNASDLTLTEAALLASMPRAPSYYSPITNPEATLDRRNTILSIMARNGFASESEIEQAKKAPLPQQLHGFTQNRQFAAFIDHVVSELCARHGYTEDQVFRGGLKIYTSLHPAVQRRVEEVINDDSLYPPGPADQPVQAAMVVVDHKNGDILAVGGGRGYDGRRSFNRATQLRRQPGSAIKPIMVFAPAMENGLIPEDIVYDGPMDFNGYAPTNYDGKFRGAITIREALAYSVNIPAVYLLKTVGANQGVEISKRVGLPLTENDRYLSLALGGMTQGVAPLHMAGAYSALANGGVYVEPHAVVRVVDALGNEKLIEPKQEEVLSPVAAYRVTDMLITAVQSGTGYRAQMRRPVAGKTGTTELPPLPEFKNVKGNKDAWFVGYTPEVTCAVWMGYDRTDGQHYLKQVYGGSYPAQMFREVLNTSLHDYPVEAFARPEGYQAHRSARYVGPKDVDPWVRPGENEGEIAENGTGGAPSPIPSVDGSMPPGQASQRPDASARWFTPPGLPQSPQSPAPSSGETADSPHSDTPPPSPASPSSQTSGTPTPQSPVPGTSPLGGPASSESAKRPPLGHTVKEPPASRPAPQERHIDPPEEHWVLFE, encoded by the coding sequence ATGGACCCGAGGTCCACGCCCGATCCGTCTTGGAGCGATGAAAACCCGCCCTCCGGAAGCCCCCCGCCCCGTCCTCTCCGTTCCTTAAGAAAACGGCTCCTTCAAGTGACCCTGGGCTTTTTCTTCCTTTTCTTCGTCAGCCTCTTCGGCCTTGTCTTCTACTATCTTCATGACCGGCCCGAACTGAACGCCTCCACCCTCGGTTCGCTGGCAGCCACTTCCTTCATTTATGATCGGGAAGGCGCCGTGATCACCGCCCTGCATGGCGAACAAAACCGGATCCCCATCACCTTGGACGGAATCCCGCCGACCATGAAAAACGCCATCGTGGCCGCCGAGGATCTCCGCTTCTACGACCACCAAGGCGTCGACTTCCGGGCTATCGCGCGGGCGATGGTGACCAACTTTCAGGATGGGCGCTTCTCCCAGGGCGCGAGCACGATCACCCAGCAACTGGTCAAAAACACCTTTCTCAACACCGACAAGACGATCAAGCGGAAGGTGCAGGAGGCTTTTCTGGCCTTTCAAATCGAATCGCGCTTCAGCAAAGAGCAGATCTTGGAAATGTACCTCAACCGCATCTATTTTGGCAACGGCGCCTATGGGGTGCAGGCGGCGGCCCAGACCTACTTTGGCAAAAACGCCTCCGATTTGACCCTGACCGAAGCCGCCCTGCTGGCCTCCATGCCCCGGGCCCCCAGCTATTACTCGCCCATCACCAATCCGGAGGCGACCCTAGACCGGCGGAACACGATCCTCTCCATCATGGCCAGAAACGGCTTCGCCAGCGAATCAGAGATAGAGCAGGCCAAAAAAGCGCCCCTCCCCCAGCAACTGCACGGCTTTACCCAAAACCGCCAGTTCGCCGCCTTCATTGACCACGTCGTTTCTGAGCTTTGCGCCCGCCACGGCTATACGGAGGATCAGGTCTTTCGCGGCGGTTTGAAGATTTATACATCGCTTCATCCGGCAGTCCAGCGGCGCGTCGAAGAGGTGATCAATGATGACTCCCTCTATCCGCCAGGACCTGCCGATCAACCGGTTCAGGCCGCCATGGTCGTCGTCGATCACAAGAACGGCGACATCCTCGCCGTCGGCGGAGGCCGCGGCTATGACGGCCGCCGGAGTTTCAACCGGGCGACTCAACTGCGCCGCCAGCCGGGGTCTGCCATCAAGCCGATCATGGTCTTCGCCCCCGCTATGGAAAACGGCCTCATCCCGGAGGATATCGTCTATGACGGGCCGATGGACTTTAACGGCTACGCGCCGACCAACTATGACGGCAAGTTCCGGGGCGCCATCACGATCCGTGAGGCGCTGGCCTACTCGGTCAACATCCCGGCCGTATACCTGTTGAAAACGGTAGGTGCCAATCAAGGCGTGGAAATCTCCAAGCGGGTCGGCCTCCCCCTCACTGAAAATGACCGTTACCTTTCTCTCGCCCTCGGCGGGATGACCCAAGGGGTGGCGCCCCTGCATATGGCAGGCGCCTATTCAGCCTTGGCCAACGGCGGCGTTTATGTGGAGCCCCACGCCGTGGTGCGCGTCGTTGACGCCTTGGGAAATGAAAAGCTGATTGAGCCGAAGCAGGAAGAAGTGCTGTCGCCCGTTGCCGCCTACCGGGTGACAGACATGCTGATCACCGCCGTCCAGTCCGGCACCGGTTACCGGGCGCAGATGCGCCGCCCTGTTGCCGGTAAAACGGGGACGACGGAACTGCCGCCCCTGCCGGAGTTTAAGAACGTCAAGGGCAACAAGGACGCCTGGTTTGTCGGTTATACCCCGGAGGTGACCTGCGCCGTCTGGATGGGCTATGACCGCACCGACGGACAGCATTACCTGAAGCAGGTCTACGGCGGGTCTTACCCGGCACAGATGTTCCGGGAAGTGCTGAACACGTCCCTTCACGATTATCCTGTAGAAGCGTTTGCCAGGCCGGAGGGGTATCAGGCGCACCGGAGTGCCCGTTATGTGGGTCCGAAGGATGTAGACCCGTGGGTTCGCCCTGGTGAAAATGAAGGAGAGATCGCGGAAAACGGCACCGGGGGCGCGCCATCTCCGATTCCTTCGGTTGACGGGTCGATGCCGCCGGGCCAAGCCTCACAGAGGCCTGATGCATCGGCGCGGTGGTTCACACCGCCGGGGTTGCCGCAGTCGCCGCAGTCGCCCGCTCCGTCTTCGGGAGAAACCGCTGATTCCCCACATTCCGACACTCCACCGCCATCGCCTGCCTCCCCGTCGTCACAAACTTCGGGAACGCCGACGCCACAGAGTCCCGTACCCGGAACATCTCCGCTAGGAGGGCCGGCATCATCTGAATCCGCGAAGCGCCCTCCACTGGGGCACACCGTCAAAGAACCACCGGCGTCAAGGCCGGCGCCCCAGGAGCGCCACATCGATCCGCCAGAGGAACATTGGGTCCTCTTTGAATAG
- the ytfJ gene encoding GerW family sporulation protein, with protein MVNHPIEALMRTAMQSIKEMVDVNTVVGDAVEAPDGSLIIPVSRVACGFAVGGSEFAEPKGPEIPDAEAVLPFGGGSGAGVSVQPVGFLVVHNGTVRLLPVDGNAVMDRLIDLAPQVLDRIRDIVSDKDEEKEVPITVCDEAEEKAH; from the coding sequence ATAGTGAACCACCCCATTGAAGCATTGATGAGAACCGCCATGCAGAGCATCAAGGAAATGGTCGATGTAAACACCGTCGTTGGAGACGCCGTAGAAGCGCCGGACGGCAGCCTGATCATCCCCGTATCGCGCGTCGCCTGCGGTTTTGCCGTCGGCGGCTCCGAGTTCGCTGAGCCGAAGGGACCGGAAATTCCTGACGCGGAGGCGGTGCTTCCCTTCGGCGGCGGCAGCGGCGCCGGCGTCTCGGTGCAACCGGTCGGTTTTCTGGTCGTCCATAATGGAACCGTTCGCCTGTTGCCTGTTGACGGCAATGCGGTGATGGACCGGTTGATCGACCTCGCCCCTCAGGTGTTGGACCGCATCCGGGACATTGTGAGCGATAAAGACGAAGAAAAAGAAGTGCCGATCACCGTCTGTGATGAGGCCGAGGAAAAGGCCCACTGA
- a CDS encoding DUF2953 domain-containing protein: MTKLLFWTLMGGAFVVLMGVLIAYLPFTMQIRYRRNGEDDDFVVKWILFGIPLNLITLPMAGLKSKKTPPTILFRVKKLHQRNAHKQEKRVDQFLGIFTSAWPRLKRVLQIVRLEKRNFRLRHLRWETRIGGGDALDTALLASGLWSIKYMLAAWLERFADNVDGRPKVKVVPLYGSKRLDVHFDCTFTIRPGHIIVVGLWNAGYFPGNMPKVFSKAGTKKRKPSPAEAPAVNREDRQREDQRQYSPISVRVSQPVANRLNRRERKLKIRENAKKKGSK; this comes from the coding sequence ATGACCAAGCTGTTGTTTTGGACCCTCATGGGCGGCGCTTTTGTCGTTCTCATGGGGGTCCTTATTGCATATCTGCCCTTTACCATGCAGATCCGTTACCGCAGGAACGGCGAAGACGATGACTTTGTCGTCAAATGGATCTTGTTTGGAATTCCCCTGAATTTGATTACTCTGCCGATGGCGGGCTTGAAATCAAAGAAGACGCCGCCAACCATTCTGTTCCGCGTGAAAAAGCTGCATCAACGCAACGCTCACAAACAAGAGAAACGAGTCGATCAATTCCTGGGTATTTTTACGTCCGCTTGGCCGCGATTGAAACGGGTTCTTCAGATTGTTCGCCTAGAAAAACGCAACTTTAGGCTTCGCCATTTACGGTGGGAGACACGCATCGGCGGAGGGGACGCTTTGGACACGGCCCTCCTGGCGAGCGGCCTGTGGTCCATAAAATACATGCTGGCGGCATGGCTGGAGCGGTTTGCCGACAACGTGGACGGCCGGCCGAAGGTAAAGGTTGTTCCCCTTTACGGAAGCAAAAGGTTGGACGTCCATTTCGATTGCACGTTCACCATCCGGCCCGGTCACATCATCGTCGTCGGCTTATGGAATGCCGGTTACTTTCCAGGGAACATGCCGAAAGTTTTTTCCAAAGCAGGAACGAAAAAAAGGAAGCCCTCCCCAGCAGAGGCGCCTGCTGTCAATCGTGAGGATCGGCAGAGGGAGGATCAACGTCAATACAGCCCCATCAGTGTTCGAGTTTCTCAACCGGTTGCCAATCGCCTAAATAGAAGAGAGAGAAAGTTGAAAATCAGAGAAAATGCAAAGAAGAAAGGGAGTAAATAA
- a CDS encoding cyclodeaminase/cyclohydrolase family protein has protein sequence MSDIFERPLREVIAEAASAAPTPGGGSVSAITGAFGAAMAAMVANLTVGKEKYRDVEPQAREQLRRLEGITARLEALVQADMDAFEAFMAVYKLPKDTEEQKAARAKARQAAAIQATEAPLAIGDACIEALEAAVALAAIGNKTAISDVGVGAYLAEASLKGALLSVDINLPAIDDAAYVDKAKGRRDRLIAEAERLRAQAVGIVGKRIQG, from the coding sequence ATGAGTGACATCTTTGAGCGGCCGCTGCGGGAGGTCATTGCCGAGGCTGCGTCGGCAGCGCCCACACCGGGCGGCGGTTCTGTCTCGGCCATCACCGGCGCCTTTGGCGCGGCCATGGCGGCCATGGTGGCCAACCTGACCGTAGGGAAGGAAAAATACCGGGATGTGGAACCCCAGGCGCGGGAGCAACTGCGGCGGCTGGAAGGGATCACCGCACGGTTGGAAGCGCTCGTCCAGGCCGACATGGATGCCTTCGAGGCCTTCATGGCCGTCTACAAACTGCCCAAAGACACGGAGGAACAAAAAGCCGCCCGGGCCAAGGCGCGTCAGGCAGCGGCGATCCAGGCCACCGAGGCGCCCCTGGCCATCGGCGACGCCTGTATCGAGGCTTTAGAGGCGGCTGTGGCGTTGGCGGCCATCGGCAACAAGACGGCCATCTCCGATGTGGGTGTCGGCGCCTACCTGGCCGAAGCCTCCCTGAAGGGGGCGCTGCTCAGCGTCGACATCAACCTCCCCGCCATCGACGACGCTGCGTATGTGGACAAGGCCAAAGGGCGGCGGGACCGGCTGATCGCCGAGGCCGAGCGCCTGCGCGCGCAGGCCGTCGGTATCGTCGGCAAACGGATTCAGGGGTAG
- a CDS encoding bifunctional 5,10-methylenetetrahydrofolate dehydrogenase/5,10-methenyltetrahydrofolate cyclohydrolase has product MTAQYIDGKAIAAQLRAEIKAEVAGLREQGIAPKLAVILAGDDPASVVYARSKEKAAANLGIAFELFTLPGDTAEADLLALIERLNADAAVHGIMVELPLPKQIAKEKVMEAIHPLKDVDGVHPLNRGYLMSGQPGLVPATPMSCVELLERSGIELAGKRVVIIGRGETVGKPLFFLLLRRNATVTVCHTRTKDLAAEARRAEIVIAAAGKAGLVTGEMIAPGAVVIDAGINEGEDGNIVGDVKTAEAAEKASLISPVPGGVGACTTALLFRNVLLGLKLQGGMAHE; this is encoded by the coding sequence ATGACGGCCCAATACATCGACGGCAAGGCCATCGCCGCCCAACTGCGGGCGGAAATCAAAGCAGAGGTCGCCGGCCTCCGTGAACAGGGGATCGCGCCCAAACTGGCCGTCATCCTGGCCGGAGACGATCCGGCGTCAGTGGTCTACGCCCGCTCCAAAGAAAAAGCGGCGGCCAACCTGGGCATCGCCTTTGAACTGTTCACACTGCCCGGCGACACGGCCGAGGCTGATCTCTTGGCCTTGATTGAAAGGCTGAACGCCGACGCCGCCGTTCACGGAATCATGGTCGAACTTCCCCTGCCCAAGCAGATCGCCAAAGAGAAGGTGATGGAGGCCATCCACCCCCTCAAGGATGTGGACGGCGTCCACCCCCTCAACCGGGGCTATCTTATGTCTGGGCAGCCCGGACTCGTGCCGGCGACGCCGATGAGTTGCGTCGAACTGTTGGAGCGTTCCGGCATTGAATTGGCCGGCAAGCGCGTTGTCATCATCGGCCGAGGCGAGACGGTCGGCAAACCGCTCTTTTTCCTGCTCCTTCGCCGCAACGCCACCGTCACCGTCTGCCACACTCGCACAAAAGACCTGGCCGCTGAGGCGCGCCGCGCCGAGATCGTCATCGCCGCTGCCGGCAAAGCCGGCCTGGTCACCGGGGAGATGATCGCGCCCGGCGCGGTCGTCATCGACGCCGGGATCAACGAGGGCGAGGACGGGAACATTGTCGGTGATGTGAAGACGGCAGAAGCGGCGGAAAAGGCGTCTCTGATCTCGCCGGTGCCCGGCGGCGTCGGCGCCTGCACCACGGCGCTGCTTTTCCGCAACGTCCTGCTCGGGTTGAAACTGCAAGGGGGAATGGCCCATGAGTGA
- a CDS encoding alpha/beta fold hydrolase, translating into MQPERREVTLPGIHLSYLEWKGKGTEPLLLLHGLGDHALIWTPLAERLADRFHIIAPDMRGHGESDKPGSGYTFREVIADMENLMDHLGWPDAHILGHSWTGKLAPIWARDHKARFRSMILVDPIFIVKMPAVMKLSFPILFRVLDSLKGMGPFGSYAEAETLAKSLRQYQGWSDHQQRVFREGLEQKPDGRWGSKFVVPARNQIFDDVMRVAGLIEPINVPTLFVQPEKGVNRADFQMKPYITYLKNLEVRRIAGNHWPMLVEPEVFNRTVEEFLMKRLAQKKSREK; encoded by the coding sequence ATGCAGCCTGAACGCCGAGAAGTGACGCTGCCTGGGATTCACCTCTCCTACCTGGAATGGAAGGGAAAGGGGACCGAACCGCTCCTGCTGCTGCACGGTCTGGGCGACCACGCCCTGATCTGGACGCCGCTGGCGGAACGGCTTGCCGACCGTTTCCACATCATAGCGCCCGACATGCGCGGCCACGGCGAGAGCGACAAGCCCGGCAGCGGATATACCTTTCGTGAAGTCATTGCCGACATGGAAAACCTGATGGATCACTTGGGTTGGCCAGACGCCCACATCCTGGGACACTCCTGGACGGGCAAGTTGGCGCCCATCTGGGCGCGCGATCACAAAGCGCGCTTTCGGAGCATGATCCTCGTCGACCCGATCTTCATCGTCAAGATGCCGGCGGTGATGAAGCTCTCCTTTCCCATCCTCTTCCGGGTCCTTGACAGCTTGAAAGGAATGGGACCCTTCGGAAGTTACGCCGAAGCGGAAACCCTGGCCAAAAGCCTTCGCCAGTACCAGGGGTGGAGCGATCACCAGCAAAGGGTCTTTCGGGAAGGGCTGGAGCAAAAACCAGATGGCCGCTGGGGCAGCAAATTTGTCGTGCCGGCGCGCAACCAGATCTTCGACGATGTGATGCGCGTCGCCGGCCTGATCGAGCCGATTAATGTGCCCACCCTGTTCGTGCAGCCTGAAAAAGGCGTCAACCGCGCTGATTTTCAGATGAAACCCTACATAACCTACCTCAAGAACCTAGAGGTCCGTCGCATCGCCGGCAACCACTGGCCCATGCTAGTGGAACCGGAAGTCTTCAACCGGACTGTCGAGGAGTTTCTGATGAAGCGACTGGCGCAGAAGAAATCCCGGGAAAAGTAG
- the scpB gene encoding SMC-Scp complex subunit ScpB: MTAIFPNSMSRVIEALLFVSSDPLSIETIAEATGFAAEEVRELLAGLKAEYDGQERGWQLEEVAGGFRLSTRAEFAPYIERLLRTPQQGLSNAALETLSIIAYHQPVTRAEIEQIRGVKADRSLATLLGKGLIQEVGRKEALGRPILYGTTDSFLRHFGLRSLADLPKLEEVFLQEELPLTGRGEHHNPEG, translated from the coding sequence TTGACTGCCATCTTTCCCAATTCGATGAGCCGCGTGATCGAGGCGCTCCTGTTTGTCTCCAGCGACCCCCTGTCCATTGAGACGATTGCCGAAGCGACAGGTTTTGCCGCCGAAGAGGTGCGGGAACTGCTCGCCGGGCTCAAAGCCGAGTACGATGGCCAGGAGCGGGGGTGGCAGTTGGAAGAGGTGGCCGGCGGGTTTCGCCTGTCCACCCGGGCCGAGTTCGCCCCCTACATCGAACGGCTGCTCCGGACGCCCCAGCAGGGTCTCTCCAACGCCGCCCTGGAGACGCTCTCCATCATCGCCTACCACCAGCCTGTCACCCGCGCGGAGATCGAGCAGATTCGGGGCGTCAAAGCCGACCGCTCCCTGGCGACGCTGCTGGGCAAGGGGCTGATCCAGGAGGTGGGGCGGAAAGAGGCTCTGGGCCGGCCCATCCTCTATGGCACGACGGACAGCTTTCTTCGCCACTTCGGTCTGCGCAGCCTGGCCGATCTGCCCAAACTGGAGGAGGTATTCCTTCAGGAGGAACTGCCCTTGACGGGACGGGGCGAACATCACAATCCGGAGGGATAA
- a CDS encoding segregation and condensation protein A, protein MAYRVSLPVFEGPFDLLVHLIEKNQVNIYDIPIAQIAAEYLAYLQQMDELDLETASAFLLMAAQLLAIKARMLLPKPPKAEVEAEGDEGEDPRRELVDRLIEYRRYKAVAELLKEREVDRNRVYSRVVDPATLAHLFGEENPLEGVMIGDLLAALRKVLSRQDKEDPVADIPREEVSVQARMQELLASMAQLPPQAPIAFSTLFAGRWRPAEIIVTFLAMLELVRLKKVRVLQREALDEIYLMASVL, encoded by the coding sequence ATGGCATACCGGGTCAGCCTGCCCGTTTTTGAGGGTCCCTTTGACCTGCTCGTCCACCTGATTGAGAAAAACCAGGTCAACATCTATGACATCCCCATCGCGCAGATCGCCGCCGAGTACCTGGCCTACCTGCAGCAGATGGACGAGCTCGACCTGGAAACGGCCAGCGCCTTTTTGCTCATGGCGGCCCAACTGCTGGCGATCAAGGCGCGCATGCTCCTGCCCAAACCGCCCAAGGCCGAGGTGGAGGCGGAAGGGGATGAGGGCGAGGATCCGCGCCGGGAACTGGTCGACCGATTGATCGAGTACCGCCGCTATAAGGCGGTGGCGGAACTGCTCAAGGAGCGGGAGGTGGACCGGAACCGCGTCTACAGCCGCGTCGTCGACCCGGCCACCTTGGCCCACCTCTTTGGTGAGGAGAACCCGCTGGAAGGGGTGATGATCGGCGACCTGCTGGCAGCCTTGCGTAAGGTCTTGAGCCGCCAGGACAAGGAAGACCCTGTCGCCGACATCCCCCGCGAAGAGGTCTCCGTGCAGGCGCGGATGCAGGAACTGCTCGCGTCAATGGCCCAATTGCCGCCCCAGGCGCCGATCGCTTTTTCTACCCTCTTTGCGGGGCGCTGGCGCCCGGCGGAGATCATCGTCACCTTCCTAGCCATGCTGGAACTGGTGCGACTGAAAAAAGTGCGCGTGCTCCAACGGGAGGCGCTCGACGAGATTTACTTGATGGCGTCGGTGTTGTAG
- the trpS gene encoding tryptophan--tRNA ligase, which translates to MKKGKIFSGMRPTGQLHIGHLSVIENWIRLQDEYDCVFGVVDWHALTTSFDDVQALQRRIRDIALDWLSAGLDPEKSPIMVQSQVKEHAELHLLFSMMTPLSWLERVPTYKDQIQQFGAQGKDISMYGFLGYPLLQAADILIYKATHVPVGQDQIPHIELSREVARRFNHLYQTEVFPEPQVLLSEVPLLPGIDNRKMSKSYGNDISLSASPEEIKEKVRLMVTDPGRVRKTDLGNPDVCVVHTYHKIYNDVEVCDIGDQCRKAGIGCVACKQRLAAKLEAVLGPIRERRADLLAKPGRVDEILAEGCLQARAKAADTMEQVREAMGVLGVMD; encoded by the coding sequence TTGAAAAAGGGAAAGATCTTCAGCGGCATGCGCCCGACGGGCCAACTGCACATCGGACACCTGAGCGTGATCGAAAACTGGATCCGGTTGCAGGACGAGTATGACTGTGTCTTTGGCGTCGTCGACTGGCACGCCCTGACCACATCCTTTGACGATGTCCAGGCGTTGCAGCGGCGCATCCGCGATATCGCCCTTGACTGGCTGTCGGCCGGTCTCGATCCTGAGAAGAGCCCCATCATGGTCCAATCCCAGGTAAAGGAACATGCCGAACTGCACCTGCTCTTTTCCATGATGACCCCCTTGAGTTGGCTGGAGCGGGTCCCCACCTACAAGGACCAGATCCAGCAGTTCGGCGCCCAGGGCAAAGACATCAGCATGTACGGCTTCCTGGGTTATCCCTTGCTCCAGGCGGCTGACATCCTCATCTACAAGGCCACCCATGTGCCGGTGGGCCAGGATCAGATCCCCCATATCGAGTTGAGCCGCGAGGTGGCCCGCCGTTTCAACCACCTCTACCAGACGGAGGTCTTCCCGGAACCGCAGGTTCTCCTCTCCGAGGTGCCCCTGCTGCCCGGGATCGACAACCGCAAGATGAGCAAGTCCTATGGCAACGACATCTCCTTGTCGGCTTCCCCCGAGGAGATCAAGGAAAAGGTCCGCCTGATGGTCACCGACCCGGGCCGGGTGCGCAAGACCGACCTGGGCAACCCGGACGTCTGTGTCGTCCACACCTACCACAAGATCTACAACGATGTGGAGGTCTGTGACATCGGCGACCAGTGCCGCAAGGCTGGTATCGGCTGTGTGGCCTGCAAGCAGCGGCTGGCGGCCAAACTGGAAGCCGTCCTCGGCCCCATCCGGGAGCGGCGCGCCGACCTATTGGCCAAGCCTGGCCGCGTCGATGAAATCCTGGCCGAAGGTTGCCTCCAGGCCCGGGCCAAGGCGGCCGATACGATGGAACAGGTCCGAGAGGCCATGGGTGTCCTTGGGGTCATGGACTGA
- a CDS encoding site-2 protease family protein yields MFDFDLTSLVARAPAILIALALHEYAHARMAVWLGDPTPRWEGRLTINPLSHLDPIGTLMLIFGPFGWAKPVGVNPYNFRGNKQRGMMLVALAGPLMNVLLAIISVALFVGFGDVAEARPLLRSMIGINVGLAVFNLLPIPPLDGSKVLAGLLPSRNQGWLRQLEQYGPILLLVLVFFPALSNVIFWPLYEALYNVVFPVGIAIGQIIF; encoded by the coding sequence ATGTTTGATTTCGATCTGACGAGCCTAGTGGCCCGGGCGCCGGCTATCCTGATCGCCCTGGCGCTGCACGAATACGCCCACGCCCGCATGGCCGTATGGCTGGGTGACCCGACACCGCGCTGGGAAGGCCGGCTCACCATCAACCCGCTCTCCCACCTGGATCCGATCGGAACGCTCATGCTCATCTTCGGTCCCTTCGGCTGGGCCAAACCGGTCGGCGTTAACCCCTACAACTTCCGCGGCAACAAACAGCGGGGGATGATGCTCGTCGCCCTGGCTGGTCCGCTGATGAATGTACTCCTGGCGATCATCTCGGTGGCCCTTTTCGTCGGTTTCGGCGATGTCGCTGAGGCGCGCCCCTTGCTGCGGAGCATGATCGGAATCAACGTAGGCTTGGCCGTATTCAACCTGCTCCCCATCCCGCCCCTCGACGGTTCGAAAGTCCTGGCCGGACTCCTGCCTTCCCGAAACCAGGGCTGGCTGCGTCAGTTGGAACAATACGGCCCCATCCTCTTGCTGGTGCTAGTCTTCTTCCCGGCGCTGTCAAACGTTATATTTTGGCCCCTTTATGAAGCCTTGTATAATGTGGTCTTCCCCGTGGGCATTGCCATCGGACAAATTATATTCTAG